DNA from Doryrhamphus excisus isolate RoL2022-K1 chromosome 19, RoL_Dexc_1.0, whole genome shotgun sequence:
GAGATGAGCTTCTGGTAGGTCTCTCGATGCAGAGCCATGCCCATGTTGTGCTCCGTGGACTTCCACGCCTTTACTTCCACCTTGTTGGCTTTGCTGGAGTAGCCGATGTGGCTGTAGCTGCCCAGCGACAGGATGTCGCAGTCACTGCACTGCTCCCTTTTCAGGGTCGACATCAGCCTCAGCAGATGGATAAAGtctggagacaggaagtggtcctCCTCGATCAGCAGTACGAGACCATTATGGTCCTTGAGGATGTGGACTCTGTCCCACACAAAGTGCAACTTCCACCACCAGTGGTGCTTGGTCTGGGAGAACTTGGCCTCACGGTAGTGCCCGAATGAGTCGGGGTACTCTGCGTTTATGCATCCCAGCTTTAAGGCCTCCTTTTTTGGAATGTCCCTAGGACAGTCCTTGGGGTCGTTACCAGGGAACTCCTGTGGGTACAGCTGGATGCTGAACGGGAAGAAAATCTGAAGAACTTGACAGAAATCCACAGAGCTGACCACTTTGTTGATCTCGGGGGACCAGTAGTCGTGGCTGAATATCAGCAGTATGCTTTCCACCCCTCTGGCCTTGCGCAGGCTGTCCACCAGCAGCTTGAGGTAATCTGGTCTGTTGTGGACTTGGACCACCACAACCAGGTCATCCTTCTGCCGCGCCGCTTTGAACTTCTCCTCGTTTCTTATCGTCTGGTCAAAGTTAAGTTGGAAGACGATGCCGCGGTACACCAGCGTCGCGTTGTCCACGTCTGCTTTGTATTCTTTGCCTTTTGTTCTGTCCAGGTGCGTCTCATTTGTTTGGACGACCGGAGGCGGAACGGGTGCTCGCTTAGCAGCGGGTGTGGCTGGTAACTGGATATGATTGTTGAGACTGCTGCTGCCAACGACGTTACCTCGCCTCACCACCGCTACCGCCGCTTCCTTCGGGAAAGCGTCACTCTTCTTCTGTCGTCCACTGCTCCAGAAGGCGAGGCCGCAAACGACAACCACCAGAGTCAGTATCACCACCTTCCTCTTGTAGATTCGGAATCTCATGATAGGGGATCGGCGATGAATTGTCGGAATTGTcgagaaaaaaatcaaagcgCTGCCGTGATGCGGTTCACACAGCACGGTGAAAAGGGCGCTAGGGAGGAGCTAATTGCTGGAAGCGTGGATCCCGCTCCACTGCCactggtgggggtggggggtgaacACTCCATAAGGCATGACAGTTGCTGGAAGGCAGCAAGGTTGCAGTGACTGCGAACTGCCTGAATGGAAAACAAACCCATACATAAAGTTGATGTGGATTTGGACGGAAAGACGGACAAGTCATCACTAGCCACATGATTAGGTGGTATAGCTACTACGGGTGTTGGACCGATACCATTAAGACTCCCTTGTCCTACACATACAATACCCTTTCTCGACCTGACACGTTTGGGTAAAAATACCACACTCAAAGGGCAAGCTCCATGGATGTTGAGCTTCTTTGTGACGTTGCCATAGAAGCCTACCAGTGATGGCAGAGAGGGAACATGATGACCAATGACTGTTACAGAAACGGTCTGAGTCAGGGGTGTTCAAAATGCGAAACGAAGGGCATTTCCGGTGTGCGGCACATTATAacaatagaatttaacaagtaAACTGAggaatcagcagtaattttacactaACATTATGAGtaataatgtgatttttgtgGGGTTTAATGTTGTAATAAACTGTACAACAAATACTTGTAATGTTCGTAATATTTAGTTGTGGAGAAAGGTTgaaagtcacaatattttaacaataaagTCAACCATGAGAGAACaattatgaagattatttaagattTAAGTTTCAATATTAGGGGAGGGGGGTACTatagcagaaatgggaaaaaagcaagccaaaatattgagagaaaactGTTATAATGACCCCCAAAAATGAAGATTTACAAGAATATACTTGGCATATGAGGAGGAACATTAAAAAAGGGGAAAGAGCAATGAGTGAGGTTGATACTATTAagtcaggggtgttcaaagtgcgaaCCGAAGGGCATTTCCGGCGTGCGGCACATTCTaacaatataatttaacaagtaaACTGAGGaattagcagtaattttacagtaaCATACATGAGTAATAATGTGATTTTAGTGGGTTTAATGTAATAAACtgtacaacaaaacaacaaatacttgTAATTTTCGTAATATTTAGTTGTGGAGAAAGGTTGAATGTTACGAGAAcaaagtcacaatattttatCAATAAAGTCAACCATGAGAGGACaattatgaagattatttaagattTAAGTTTCAATATTGGGGGAGCGAGGTATTATAGCAGAAATAGGAAAAAAGCAAGCCAAAAAATTGAGAGAAAACTATTATAATAACCCCCCAAAATGAAGATTTACAAGAATATACTTGGCATATGATGAGGAACATTAAAAAAGGGGAAAGAGCAATGAGTGAGGTTGATACTattaagtcaggggtgtccaaagtgcgaacCGAAGGGCATTTCCGGCGTGCTGCACATTCTaacaatataatttaacaagtaaACTGAggaatcagcagtaattttacagtaacattatGAGTAATAATGTGATTTTAGTGGGGTTTAATGTTGTAATAAACtgtacaacaaaacaacaaatacttgTAATTTTCGTAATATTTAGTTGTGGAGAAAGGTTgaaagtcacaatattttaacaataaagtcatacatgaGAGGACaattatgaagattatttaagattTAAGTTTCAATATTGTGGGAGGGAGGCTATagcagaaatggggaaaaagcaagccaaaatattgagagaaaactGTTATGACCCAAAAAAATGAAGATTTACAAGAATATACTTGGCATATGAGGAGGAACATTAAAAAAGGGGAAAGAGCAATGCGTGAAGTTGATACCATTCGTCCCACATGCACACAACCAGAAACTGACAGTAATATTAGTAAAAAGTAAGTACAATACACGTCCTGCACCTGCATTGCATGACGGAAAAGCCTCTCTGAGTGGCGGTGTCCCACTTTCATCAAACCTGCTGTTTATGGGCCCTTGATCTCAGGTATTAGCATGCTTCCATATAtaatacagttttgtttttaagtAGGTCATGAGATAACGACTGATGCGGCGTGACAACCCCCCACTCCCCAACCCTTTCCCACTGTTCAAGCTTGTGTGAGATGCTTTTAAATGGATTAAACGGACCAGTAGCAAGAGTCAAGACCAGGCTGATTTGCTCATTATACAGATATTTTCAAGTACTCATGATCATGTGGAATATAAAACATAATGACGTGGCAAGTAGTtatagctactagctactaaaTAACATCGTCTTATTTTGCATTTCAAGTCATTACCGTAGGGATAataatttttgtcatttgtcaatTCATTACATTAATAGTACAACTTGTACTTATGAATTATATTCTTAATAGTACATCCATtgatattttgtttatatttttttacataattgaTGCTTATTTTGGAAccttcaattcaattcaatctttatttatatcatatttGCTAGATACTTCCTTCACTTGACGCCCTCTCTCTCCGATGCTAAACTAGCGACAACGGCACAGAATATAATTACACAACATAATAAACACATCATCATAAAGTGACGATTTAAGTATACGTCAAAGCAAACGTGTTAGTTTAGCTCTTCGGGGATAGTCGTAGCCTACTAGCGACACTTCAAGTTAGCTAGGCTATGCTAGGCTAGCCCGTCTGCTGGTGAACGAATAGCTCgccaacccccccaaaaaagcaccCGGCGTCCGCTTCCGAAGAACCAGAACAGCCGTGTTGTTAACTTCAGTTACCTAATGGCGGAGCGGGTGAGTGTCCACTTAGGAAGGCAACGTCAGTTGGTTCCGTGTCCCGTTTTCCGCCATCCTTCCATTGGAGAAGCTAACGGCCAACTGGTGGATGCTTCTGCTGGCGGCCCGCGCTCCTTCGTCCTGCAGGGGGCACTCGCGTTCGTCTGCTGATTTGTTTCCTTTCTGGCGGGCTACTTCCATCGCCAATATTGGGTACAGCTAGCATACGACACTAATCAATATCGATATACTAAATGGTTAAAAACCGTGAATGAGAATATAGATATTGTATTGTTGACGACGATGTGTACAtcccttcgatagct
Protein-coding regions in this window:
- the mgat2 gene encoding alpha-1,6-mannosyl-glycoprotein 2-beta-N-acetylglucosaminyltransferase, with translation MRFRIYKRKVVILTLVVVVCGLAFWSSGRQKKSDAFPKEAAVAVVRRGNVVGSSSLNNHIQLPATPAAKRAPVPPPVVQTNETHLDRTKGKEYKADVDNATLVYRGIVFQLNFDQTIRNEEKFKAARQKDDLVVVVQVHNRPDYLKLLVDSLRKARGVESILLIFSHDYWSPEINKVVSSVDFCQVLQIFFPFSIQLYPQEFPGNDPKDCPRDIPKKEALKLGCINAEYPDSFGHYREAKFSQTKHHWWWKLHFVWDRVHILKDHNGLVLLIEEDHFLSPDFIHLLRLMSTLKREQCSDCDILSLGSYSHIGYSSKANKVEVKAWKSTEHNMGMALHRETYQKLISCTDTFCTYDDYNWDWSLQHLTVSCLPSYWKVMVSEAPRIFHAGDCGMHHKKATCMPASQKTKIENILQSSGNQLFPKNLLITKRLPSNGAGGVAPHVKNGGWGDIRDHELCKSYVRLQ